The genomic stretch CGATGGATGCATGCTGTCAGTACATTTTCTCATGCCAGCATTTCAGTTTAGATTGTCAAAAACTAATTTTTAGTTAGAATCAAAGTGATTTGATTCTATGTACCCAAAGTAATTGCGCTCATCAACACGATGCTGGAATTaatgtttcatgtatttttcttttcacgAATCTGCCGTCATACACTGGCCATCTGACGGTGGCTTCTGATCCTAATGAGGCAGTTTTGAATGTCATTGTAAATGAAACTGATGCATAGGGGgcagattattatttatttccccccccccccccccccccactgtctaatggataaaaaacaaagaaatggaaACAAAGGCACTCAGGTGAtgcctaaaaataaaacaacacccACACATCCCTTCTTTACCAAGGTGTTAGACCCCCGTAGATCAGAATAGAGGGGGGGTTGAAATGTTGCTGCACTCTCCaaatcaaaggctttttttactttcaagTGTCAACTTGGATTTTCCATGTTGTCAGAACAAAATGGTCACTatgtttcctgtctttttttccccccccacagAACAAAGCCTCTTATTATATTTGAATTTAGCCATTACTAATGGGTCCCTGCTGAGATTTGTTCGGTGTCAGCGGTGTATTCAGTGCTTAATgatccttctcctctctcctccccgtACCAGCATGGGGGCAGGCAGGACCGGCTGCTACATTGTGCTCGACGTCATGCTGGATATGGCTGAGTGTGAAGGAGTGGTGGACATCTACAACTGCGTCAAGACCCTCTGCTCCAGACGGATCAACATGATCCAGACTGAAGTGAGTGGGAGGGAGGGCATCAATGTTTTCGCTGAGGCTGACACTGTTAGCTCGCACGTTTGATCTTCACACAATGAAGTAGTGGTGCtcagttttcattattttttacgACATGCATGTTTCAACTAGAATTATATTCTGTTCAAGTTGGAGAAGTCTCCAAAAACGTAATTGCTACAACCACAGCATGGTGCTTATGTGCGGGAGTGACATTGGAATTTAACGGGCATGAAATGCTCTGAATCCATCACAATGGTTACATGCTGTTGaagatgtattttaaaatagaaaaaaaaagaatgaaattcGTCTAAAATATCACAAAGGTCTCCTGTTTGTTACAAGCACAATGTGCCCATGAAGTTTAAGATATAATATTCttattgtaatgtttttgtaacaccaaaaaaaacaaactagttCCAAATCTCCTCATCAGAGTTTAGTGATAGTTCCATGTAGATTGTAGCTTTGAGTTTTACATTCAAAAATACTCATGAGAGAAAACTCTCTGCAAGTTCTTTGTATTTTATCAGTGgattattaactctttgagtgccattcacaaCTAAAGaagttttttgaaacccaaacactCACTGCCAactctgacattgaaatctgcctcttttcaacggccaataactctggaatgaaaaatggtaggaacacaccaATGAATCTTCTtatctgatgaaagaagatactttaatctttcatttggttggttcgccgtttgcatagtcatagtaaagaatattctctGGGGCTTGGAAGATCgggaaaaatgcacaaaaacttgggcactcggcatatagctgagttgaaaatggctgacactcaatgagttaatcaaATGATGTGTTAGCTTCTCAACTACTCCTCCTGTTTTTGTATGGTAATGCAGAAAGATAATCTTTAAAGATCTGATTATGTTTTCATTCATGTACCATCATGCACCGCCATGTTTCTACAGTCGAGGACTGGACGTATTAGTGGTCAGATAATGATTGGGGAGGGATGCATTTCTTAACCACACCACTAATCTAACCTCTATAATGAAATCTTGAAGCTGAATGTACTATCCAGTGAAAGACAAATATAATCTAAGGGTGTATAATGTTTCTGGTTTACTCATCAAACATACACAATTATGCTACAATATTTACTTCCACAAACAAATACCTAACTAACTAAATATTCTTGTATTTTAAGTGTACTTTATTTGAATTCCCATGCTTGATATACGAACcggacattgttttttttttttgtataaatacaACGTATTTTCTTATTAACGCATCTGAAAGTGAAGACGCTACAGAGAAATACCCAAACAACTATCTCCTTTTGGATTTTAATCCATTTGAAAGCACATTTCTCCCAGTACGGACCACATTCAGAATTCTAATAGTAGACAGGGAAGACAGTTTTATGCTTGTACTTCTGAATGTATCCAGGCCTGTTTGATCTTTAGTTTGGTTTGGTGTCAAAAACATTATAGAAATCGTGTGCGTGTTTTACCACAATGATGCATGACTTCGGCATGTTTTTGCAAACCCAATTTTCATCCAGGAAAGATTGCCTAAGGATTGGAACGGCGATGTGAAGGCTGCACGACAGTTATTGCTGTTAATCAACATTCAGCAGCAGTAATTAAAATTCTACATTGTTCTTCACAAGCGAGCAATTAACAGTTTGGAGAGAAAATGCAGTTGTGCGATTATGTAAACTCATcgatgctttcttcttcttcctcttcgttTCCTGTCGTCTGCCTCTTTAGGAGCAGTATGTGTTCATCCATGATGCCATCCTGGAAGCTTGTCTGTGCGGCGAGACGGTCATCCACGTGAATGAGTTTGCACTCACCTATAAGGAAATGCTGAAGGTCGACTCTCAGAGCAACACCTCGCAGCTCAGAGAGGAATTTCAGGTGAGGCATGAACCCACAACGTGCTGTTATAACATTGTTATAACAGTGTCTATATTATGGCTCTCTTGTGTGCGATCGATCACACTCATTTCCTCATCGTCTCCGAACCTAAAGCTAAATGGCCGTTTCCGGAGGATTCTGCTGTCACCGTctactctaaaaaaaaaaaaagaaatgttgacaCCATATTCAAAACACATCAGGTTTTACCACACAAAATACTTTCCGTCACCGCTTTATCAGGTGTGCCTTGTGAAAACCTTAGATTGCCATGTAATGGCCATTTTGGATGCTGCCGTTTTCGCTGCTGTTGAATGGCTTTTTCTATTGTTTTCTCCAACACATTGATATCAGGGAATGTGGGACAAGTAATAGAAACGTATCGCCATTAAGCACAATAAAGCACCGCAAAACGCATCCTCCAAAATGACCCTTCAGCTGTGTTTCAGCCGGACTCTGAGCCTGTCAACGCCAGCTATTACATTTTGTATCTAGATTTCCGGATGTGTTTCGTGATTGGAAAGTGACCTTCTCAGCATCTTTATTATAACAAGCAGCAGTGAAAATACGGGGCgtaaatgggaaaataagattattttttatgaagatACCGATTGCAATTTAATATTGGGTGTAAATAAAGTGTTAACGCCGTGCTCCTCATGAATTGAGTGTGATTCACACTTAAAAGGTCGATTTGCAAGGCAATGtgtcaatattttttatttctttatttggatagaaataaacaaaacgCTGAACAACTGGTAGATTTATCCAAACAATATTTCTGCAAATGTGTGACTAATGAGTTTAGCCCTTTTATTCTTCCAAAAGGCTTCTAAGCAGGGCTACGGGTGCAGATTAGTTAATCGTGGAACGTTTTGCACCAATGTACATAAAACGTCCAAACTAGACAATGCacactgcatttaaaaataaatcatagaTACTGTTTCACCTCACGTGTCCATGATTTGTTCCCTGTGTTTCAGCTGCTACTGAAcgttttgcacacacaaaaatgcttGAATATTAATGTTGTGATTTCATTATgcataagtaaaaaaaaaaaaaaaacatggcataAAACAGATTGCAACCGCTGTGACTGCGTTGCAGCTCCGAGGAAGGTAGAGAAAGCTTTGCAGTGTTGTTGACGGCAACTCAAACTACAGTGTCAGTGAGGGTGGAGGTGTTGTATGAGGTGTCAAACCTCTTTCCGCCCCGCTTTTACTATTATGGGCTTAGATGTTATTATCCACCGTGCCAGACTTTGATGCGACATGACTTCTTCCATTTGACAACAGAAGGCTAATTGTGAATCTATTATACATCCTTTTCATGGATGCTTTTATACTTGCCCTCCTGTGTGTATCTTTTCTTGAACTGTAGATCTTTTAGAATGTAAATCTCACAGAATGTTAGAGAATAAAAGCATGAGCAgcaaagtaataataataatgaacccAAGGACAACTTTCATCAGTGGGAAAGACAACATTTCCTTCAGCAGGTTTTCACATCGGGGTCAAGAGCATCTATTTGTCTTTCATATAATGGTATTGGCTTGTCCAGTTAATTTCAGTTATAATCATGTTATTGATTGCTGGCCTTTGGTCACGGTAAttacatttctttcctttctgcatGCAGCACAATCTCCTCCCCTCATTGCTGTACAATATGGCAGATTTGTGATCACAATTTGTAGCCGGGAAGCAATATTCAATTTACGAGATGGAATGTTCTCTTCATTTAGGCTAAACAGAATTTGAATGCAAGTTAGATAATCagttcatttccatttccattgcTTCCTAATGTGCTTATTCATATTATATGAGCTTGTGTTAGATGTGTTTTCATCCATTAAGCCTTGTGGAGGCTTTGACTGATAATtaatgtgggtttttttcccaAGTTTCCCGGAGATGATTGGAGATAGTTGTGCTTGTCAGTCTATTTTGAGTGGACTCCATCTGCCTTTGAACCCATTTCTGTTCCACCACATTAGTTTCCTCTTATCTGTTCATTTTCAGCCTTTCATTTTGCCTCAGCACCCAAAACACGTCCTTAAACGCAGACAGCTACAAACTATCTAATCTACACCCTCCTTTCTGCTTCACTTTACTGCTTAGACTCTGAACTCTGTGACTCCTCACCTGGATGTGGAGGAGTGCAGCATTTCTCTGATGCCCAGGAACCGCGAGAAGAACCGTAGCATGGATGTCCTGCCTCCGGACCGCTCCCTCGCCTTCCTCGTCACCGCCGACGGGGAAGGCAGCAACTACATCAACGCAGCACTTGCTGACAGCTTCCTGCGGCCCGCCGCCTTCGTGGTGACGCCACACCCGCTGCCCGGTACCACCACTGACTTCTGGAGGCTCGTGTACGACTACGGATGCACCTCAGTGGTGATGCTCAACCAGCTCAACCAGTCCAACTCTGCTTGGGTAAGAGGACAAAAAGGTAGCAACATGATGGAGCTCAAGCCTTTTTAATGGTTTGTTGCATTTCATATGAATTCATCTTGGTGCAGGTTGACTTCTACTTCCCTCTGAGAAATGTGCAGCATGTATTAACGAAAGGAAGAACAGGGAGTCTGCAGCGCCAGGGCCAAATTCCTGACAGTTCAAACACTGTTGGCAAAtgtaaatctgaaaataaactgGTCTGGAAGGAAAGATGAGgagcttttttctttccatcGATGACTAAATAAAGATATGGAACAAAACGCGGATGCCTCCACCGTAGTCAGACATGCAGCAGTTTAGCCAGGTCACAAGCAacaactgaataaaaaaaaaaaaatgcat from Brachionichthys hirsutus isolate HB-005 unplaced genomic scaffold, CSIRO-AGI_Bhir_v1 contig_543, whole genome shotgun sequence encodes the following:
- the LOC137915051 gene encoding receptor-type tyrosine-protein phosphatase U-like, with the protein product MGAGRTGCYIVLDVMLDMAECEGVVDIYNCVKTLCSRRINMIQTEEQYVFIHDAILEACLCGETVIHVNEFALTYKEMLKVDSQSNTSQLREEFQTLNSVTPHLDVEECSISLMPRNREKNRSMDVLPPDRSLAFLVTADGEGSNYINAALADSFLRPAAFVVTPHPLPGTTTDFWRLVYDYGCTSVVMLNQLNQSNSAWPCLQYWPEPGLQQFGPMTVELLSRTADDDVIIRLFRVQNITRLQEGQLVVRHFQFLRWSPYRDVPDSKKAFLSLLAQVHNWQMECGEGRTIVHCLNGGGRSGTFCACTMILEMIRHHSMADVFFAAKTLRNSKPNMVETMEQYRFCYDLAQEYLDCLEVR